From the Nocardiopsis changdeensis genome, one window contains:
- a CDS encoding DUF885 domain-containing protein, with protein sequence MTGRFREVAERVLDALLDEDPEWALDLGDPRGADRLTDRSEEADTRRARLFTDALGSLDDIDDDLLSPGDRVDLEVLRARIGSELWHTAELRPLSHDPLEHSPGDAVYALVEREQLPVADRLAALAARCSALPGHLAVARERLGSGPGMSRVHVETALAQLEGTRTLLSDGVSALAAREPDAAPADLENALEAALGAVEEYGEWLSGRLESATADPRLGERVYAARLWYTLDSELSPEALLVRAQSDLIATEEALAEASSAYLGRPPAAGLAAEALARVAAENATGPDTVRPLCEDALAHLDRRVRELDLVTVYDDPVRVIPMPESRRGIAVAYCDPPGPLDPRAAQSPTLVAVSPPPRDWPAARRESFFREYNAGLLRNLMVHEAVPGHALQLAHASRHRGGTRVGRVLWSGPFVEGWAVYAEELLARHGWSDDPADNAVLRLVQLKMRLRMILNAILDVRLHTGDLTEAEAMSLLVGRGHQEEGEAAGKWRRALLTSAQLSTYYVGQAEVADIARDLAAVHPGRSDRERHDMMLAHGSPPPRHLRTLLGL encoded by the coding sequence ATGACCGGCCGCTTCCGCGAGGTCGCCGAGCGCGTGCTCGACGCCCTCCTCGACGAGGACCCGGAGTGGGCCCTGGACCTGGGCGACCCGCGCGGCGCGGACCGCCTCACCGACCGCTCCGAGGAGGCCGACACACGGCGGGCGCGCCTCTTCACCGACGCCCTGGGCTCCCTCGACGACATCGACGACGACCTGCTCTCCCCGGGCGACCGGGTCGACCTGGAGGTCCTGCGCGCCCGGATCGGCTCCGAACTGTGGCACACCGCCGAGCTGCGCCCGCTCTCCCACGACCCCCTGGAGCACTCCCCGGGCGACGCCGTGTACGCGCTGGTGGAGCGCGAGCAGCTCCCCGTGGCCGACCGGCTGGCGGCGCTGGCCGCGCGCTGCTCCGCCCTGCCCGGCCACCTGGCCGTGGCCCGCGAGCGCCTGGGGTCCGGCCCCGGCATGTCCCGGGTGCACGTGGAGACCGCCCTGGCACAGCTGGAGGGCACCCGCACGCTCCTCTCCGACGGCGTGTCCGCCCTGGCGGCCCGGGAGCCCGACGCCGCCCCCGCCGACCTGGAGAACGCCCTGGAGGCCGCCCTCGGGGCGGTGGAGGAGTACGGGGAGTGGCTGAGCGGACGGCTGGAGTCCGCCACCGCAGACCCGCGCCTGGGCGAGCGGGTCTACGCCGCCCGGCTCTGGTACACCCTCGACTCCGAGCTGTCCCCCGAGGCGCTGCTGGTCCGCGCCCAGAGCGACCTCATCGCCACCGAGGAGGCCCTGGCCGAGGCCTCGTCCGCCTACCTCGGACGCCCGCCCGCCGCCGGACTGGCCGCCGAGGCGCTGGCCCGGGTCGCCGCGGAGAACGCCACCGGCCCGGACACCGTGCGGCCCCTGTGCGAGGACGCCCTGGCGCACCTGGACCGACGGGTGCGCGAACTGGACCTGGTCACCGTGTACGACGACCCCGTCCGCGTCATCCCCATGCCGGAGTCGCGGCGCGGGATCGCCGTCGCCTACTGCGACCCGCCCGGCCCGCTGGACCCCCGGGCCGCGCAGAGCCCCACGCTCGTCGCGGTCTCCCCGCCCCCGCGGGACTGGCCCGCCGCCCGCCGGGAGTCGTTCTTCCGCGAGTACAACGCCGGGCTGCTGCGCAACCTCATGGTCCACGAGGCGGTGCCCGGCCACGCCCTCCAGCTCGCCCACGCCTCCCGCCACCGCGGCGGCACGCGGGTGGGCCGGGTGCTGTGGAGCGGCCCCTTCGTCGAGGGCTGGGCGGTCTACGCCGAGGAGCTGCTGGCCCGCCACGGCTGGTCCGACGACCCCGCCGACAACGCGGTGCTGCGGCTGGTGCAGCTCAAGATGCGGCTGCGGATGATCCTCAACGCCATCCTGGACGTGCGCCTGCACACCGGCGACCTCACCGAGGCCGAGGCGATGTCGCTGCTCGTCGGGCGGGGGCACCAGGAGGAGGGCGAGGCCGCCGGGAAGTGGCGCCGGGCCCTGCTCACCAGCGCCCAGCTGTCCACCTACTACGTGGGCCAGGCCGAGGTCGCGGACATCGCCCGCGACCTGGCCGCCGTCCACCCCGGCCGGTCCGACCGCGAGCGGCACGACATGATGCTGGCGCACGGCTCCCCGCCGCCCCGGCACCTGCGCACCCTGCTCGGCCTCTGA